From a region of the Corvus cornix cornix isolate S_Up_H32 chromosome 2, ASM73873v5, whole genome shotgun sequence genome:
- the LOC104698154 gene encoding ovalbumin-like, which yields MGSIGPVSTEVCCDIFRELRSQSVQENVCYSPLLIISTLSMVYIGAKDNTKAQIEKAIHFDKIPGFGESTESQCGTSVSIHTSLKDIFTQITKPSDNYSISIARRLYAEEKYPILPEYIQCVKELYKGGLESISFQTAAEKSRELINSWVESQTNGTIKNILQPSSVSSQTDMVLVSAIYFKGLWEKAFKEEDTQTIPFRITEQESKPVQMMSQIGAFKVAEIPSEKCRILELPYASGRLSLWVLLPDDISGLEQLETAITFENLKEWTSSSKMEERKIRVYLPRMKIEEKYNLTSVLKSLGITDLFSSSANLSGISSAESLKVSAAFHEASVEIYEAGSKGVGSSEAGVDGTSVSEEIRADHPFLFLIKHNPSDSILFFGRCFSP from the exons ATGGGCTCCATCGGTCCAGTGAGCACGGAAGTTTGTTGTGACATATTCAGGGAGCTGAGAAGCCAGAGTGTCCAGGAGAATGTCTGCTACTCCCCTCTGCTCATCATTTCAACCCTGTCCATGGTCTACATAGGTGCCAAAGATAACACCAAGGCTCAGATAGAAAAG GCTATCCACTTTGATAAAATCCCAGGATTTGGAGAGAGCACTGAATCTCAg TGCGGCACATCGGTGAGCATCCACACTTCACTTAAGGACATCTTCACCCAAATCACCAAACCAAGTGACAATTATTCGATCAGCATCGCCCGTAGACTTTATGCTGAAGAGAAATACCCAATCCTGCCG GAATACATACAATGTGTGAAGGAACTGTATAAAGGAGGTTTGGAATCTATCAGCTttcaaacagctgcagaaaaatccAGAGAGCTCATAAATTCCTGGGTTGAAAGTCAGACAAATG GGACAATCAAAAATATCCTTCAACCAAGCTCCGTGAGTTCACAAACTGACATGGTCCTGGTCAGTGCCATTTACTTCAAAGGATTGTGGGAGAAAGCATTTAAGGAAGAAGACACCCAGACAATTCCTTTCAGAATTACTGAG CAAGAAAGCAAACCTGTGCAGATGATGTCTCAGATTGGTGCATTTAAAGTGGCAGAGATCCCTTCTGAGAAATGTAGGATCCTGGAGCTTCCATATGCCAGTGGGCGGCTGAGCCTGTGGGTGCTGTTGCCTGATGACATctctgggctggagcag CTTGAGACCGCAATCACCTTTGAAAATCTCAAGGAGTGGACCAGTTCTAGTAAGATGGAAGAGAGGAAGATTAGAGTTTATCTCCCCCGCATGAAGATTGAGGAAAAATATAACCTTACATCTGTCTTAAAATCCTTGGGTATCACTGACCTGTTCAGCTCATCAGCCAATCTCTCTGGCATCTCTTCAGCAGAGAGCCTGAAGGTGTCTGCAGCGTTCCATGAAGCATCTGTGGAAATCTATGAAGCAGGCAGTAAGGGAGTAGGCTCATCAGAAGCTGGGGTGGATGGCACAAGTGTCTCTGAAGAGATTAGGGCTGACCACCCTTTCCTCTTCTTGATCAAGCACAACCCAAGTGACAGCATCTTGTTCTTTGGCAGATGCTTTTCCCCTTAA
- the LOC104698155 gene encoding ovalbumin-related protein Y-like: MSSISAANAEFCFDVFKEVKFHRSNDNVLFSSLSMLSTLALVYMGARGKTQSQMEKVLHFDNVTGDGDITDSQCGTAEYIHKSFKDLLSDIRRQNATYSLRIADRLYIDKTYPILQEYIKCAKKFYKAELEEVDFKTAAEEARQLINSWVEKETNGRIQDFLVSDSVGLDTALVFVNAIYFKGIWKTAFKEEHTREEPFNVTEQESRPVQMMCQNGTFKVARVAEEKIKILELPYASGELSLLVLLPDDISGLEQLENKISYERLREWTSSKVMEKKRVKVYLPRMKIEEKYNLTSVLTSLGMTDLFSPSANLSGISSAESLRISEAIHEAYLEVTEEGTEAGGSEVVTGDIQHSSEFEEFRADHPFLFLIKHNPSDMILFFGRYCSP; encoded by the exons ATGAGCTCCATCAGTGCAGcaaatgcagaattttgttttgatgTATTTAAAGAGGTGAAATTTCACCGCAGCAATGACAATGTGCTCTTTTCCTCCCTGAGCATGCTTTCAACCCTGGCCCTGGTGTATATGGGAGCAAGGGGTAAGACTCAATCCCAGATGGAGAAG GTTCTTCACTTTGATAATGTTACAGGAGATGGAGACATTACTGACTCCCAG TGTGGCACTGCTGAGTACATCCACAAATCATTCAAGGACCTTCTCTCAGACATCAGGAGGCAAAATGCTACTTACTCACTCAGGATTGCTGACAGGCTCTATATTGACAAAACATACCCTATTCTTCAG GAATACATAAAGTGTGCAAAGAAATTCTACAAAGCAGAACTGGAAGAAGTTGACTTcaaaacagctgcagaggaagcaaGACAGCTCATTAATTCCTGGGtggaaaaagagacaaatg GACGGATCCAAGACTTCCTTGTGTCAGACTCTGTTGGTCTGGATACTGCACTGGTCTTTGTGAATGCCATTTACTTCAAAGGGATatggaaaactgcatttaaagaaGAACACACTCGGGAAGAGCCTTTCAATGTGACAGAG CAAGAGAGCAGACCCGTGCAAATGATGTGTCAGAACGGCACCTTCAAAGTGGCAAGAGTGgctgaagagaaaattaagatCCTGGAGCTTCCATATGCCAGTGGAGAGCTGAGCctgttggtgctgctgcctgatgACATCTCTGGCCTGGAGCAG CTTGAGAACAAAATCAGTTACGAAAGACTCAGGGAGTGGACCAGTTCCAAGGTGATGGAAAAGAAGAGAGTGAAAGTGTACCTCCCACGCATGAAGATTGAAGAGAAATATAACCTCACATCTGTCTTAACATCCTTGGGTATGACCGACCTGTTCAGCCCCTCGGCCAATCTCTCTGGCATCTCTTCAGCAGAGAGCCTGAGGATATCTGAGGCCATCCATGAAGCGTACCTGGAAGTCACTGAAGAGGGCACTGAGGCAGGTGGCTCAGAGGTTGTGACTGGAGACATCCAACATTCCTCTGAGTTTGAAGAGTTTAGGGCTGACCACCCATTCCTTTTCTTGATCAAACACAATCCTAGTGACATGATCCTTTTCTTTGGTAGATATTGTTCTCCGTAA
- the LOC104698156 gene encoding ovalbumin-related protein X-like, producing the protein MGSINAANAEFCFDVFKEVKFHRPNDNIFYCPLSMIAALAMVYLGARNNTEYQMEKVLHFDKIAGLGSMQTKVQKSKCGKSVNIHLLFKEILSDITAPKANYSLHIANRLYAERTSQILPIYLKCVKKLYKSGLEMVNFKTASNQARQRINSWVKNQTNGQIQDFLEPSSVNLHTALVLVNAIYFKGIWKTAFKEEDTQEVHFNVTEQESRPVQMMCQNGTFKVARVAEEKIKILELPYASGELSLLVLLPDDISGLEQLENKISFEKLTEWTSSKVMEKKRVKVYLPRMKIEEKYNLTSVLTSLGMTDLFSPSANLSGISSAESLRISEAIHEAYLEVTEEGTEEGTEEAGSADDTEDIQHSSEFEEFRADHPFLFLIKHNPSNMILFFGRYCSP; encoded by the exons ATGGGTTCCATCAATGCAGcaaatgcagaattttgttttgatgTATTCAAAGAGGTGAAATTTCACCGTCCCAACGACAACATCTTTTATTGCCCCCTGAGCATGATTGCAGCCTTGGCCATGGTCTATCTGGGAGCAAGAAATAACACTGAGTATCAGATGGAGAAG GTTCTTCACTTTGACAAAATTGCAGGACTTGGAAGTATGCAGACCAAGGTACAGAAATCTAAG TGTGGCAAGTCTGTCAATATCCACCTACTGTTTAAAGAAATCCTCTCTGATATCACTGCACCCAAAGCCAATTATTCACTCCACATTGCCAACAGACTTTATGCTGAAAGGACGAGTCAAATCCTACCG ATCTACTTAAAATGTGTGAAGAAACTGTACAAATCTGGTCTAGAAATGGTCAACTTCAAAACAGCATCTAATCAAGCCAGACAGCGCATTAATTCCTGGGTGAAAAATCAGACAAATG GACAGATCCAGGATTTCCTTGAACCAAGCTCTGTTAATCTCCACACTGCGCTGGTCCTTGTGAATGCCATTTACTTCAAAGGGATatggaaaactgcatttaagGAAGAAGACACTCAAGAAGTGCACTTCAATGTGACAGAG CAAGAGAGCAGACCCGTGCAAATGATGTGTCAGAACGGCACGTTCAAAGTGGCAAGAGTGgctgaagagaaaattaagatCCTGGAGCTTCCATATGCCAGTGGAGAGCTGAGCctgttggtgctgctgcctgatgACATCTCTGGCCTGGAGCAG CTTGAGAACAAAATCAGCTTTGAAAAACTTACAGAGTGGACCAGTTCCAAGGTGATGGAAAAGAAGAGAGTGAAAGTGTACCTCCCACGCATGAAGATTGAAGAGAAATATAACCTCACATCTGTCTTAACATCCTTGGGTATGACCGACCTGTTCAGCCCCTCGGCCAATCTCTCTGGCATCTCTTCAGCAGAGAGCCTGAGGATATCTGAGGCCATCCATGAAGCGTACCTGGAAGTCACTGAAGAGGGCACTGAAGAGGGCACTGAGGAGGCTGGGTCAGCAGATGACACAGAAGACATCCAACACTCTTCTGAGTTTGAAGAGTTTAGGGCTGACCACCCATTCCTTTTCTTGATCAAACACAATCCAAGCAACATGATCCTCTTCTTCGGTAGATATTGTTCTCCGTAA